Below is a genomic region from Syngnathus typhle isolate RoL2023-S1 ecotype Sweden linkage group LG3, RoL_Styp_1.0, whole genome shotgun sequence.
TGTGCACATTAGACATACATAGATAAGTAAAAGATCactcaaaatatatatatctatatataaagACAATTTAAGTGACATTATGCAAAACAGTACAAGTTGGACAATATAAAGATATTTTTCTGACAGCTCTAAAAGAAATAATCGTGAATGCTATCATACAAACTGCATGTGAAGGGAACAAGGACTAATCGACTTTGActattgaaataataaaacacaaaataagaccTCACAACACACTTCAAATGTAGTTTAAGTAGCGCTAGACGCCATGAGTGCTCCTGTATAATTTTTGTTGGGCTAACGTCCACTTGGGTGATAAATGTTTCACAGTGCCATTTGTTCCTCCAGCCATCTGTGTAATAGCAAGTCTGCAGTTTTACGATGTCCGGCAGGTCTTTTTAACCACAACCTCGCGGAGCTTTTTAAGTCTGCGATCGGTTATCGCTCTGACGTAACTGTCTGACTGGATGATGGCCATGCCGTCCTGCACCACCCCCATCACCAGCAGAGGGTTTTCCTCCACGGTGATGTTTGGGCAAGGACAAGTCCAGTCTATCTTGTCAATGGTCACCTCAAGGTGCTTGGTGTTGAGGAAAGTCAAGCCCATCTTTTCATCTCTGAGAACCTCTTCCAGGCTAAAGCGGGCCAATCCCGAATCCAGATCCTCAACGAGCTCGGTCAGCCGGCCCACAATGGCAAAGTCACTGCGACATAAACTGGGCACCATTTTGCCCTTAACCCGACACGTCTTGCAAGGTTTCCTTTTGGGCGTTGGGCAGTTTGCTTCACACTCCTTTTTGGTGCCAAAGCTGTTAGCATTCCCGTGGCAGCCACCGTAGGCGAACGCTTGGCAGCGTTTCATGACAGAATTCCAAGCCCAACGCACTTCCCAAGTTTTGCAGGGGCCCTGCACCGAAGGTAAGGAGCATATCCCCATCCCCTCTCTCTGACAGGAGGCCTTGCATTCCTCATAGGTCTCGAATCGGTTGCGGCTATCCTCGCAGCCGCCGTTGCTGAAGGTCACGCAGGAGCCCAGCTTGTTGTCGTAGTACCAATCCACATGGCGCTCACCGCTGCATACTCTCGTGTCCACTTCAGCCAGGCAGTCTGCCGGTGAGAAGGGTCTCCCCATGGGCATCTCTGGATCCTCGGAGAAGTCATCGTCAGACCGACGTATGACTGAGAGAGGGTAGTCCGCACGGAGAACCCCAGCGGAATTGCGTGCAACGCAAGTGTAGATACCCGTGTCCCACACTTGAGCGTTGTAGATGACGAGCTGTCCGATGTTGGTGATCACCACGTTGCCGTACATTTGATCCGGCCTCATGACGAGCCTTTCACGCCGCTCGCTTTGTTTCTCCCAGGTGACGTCGGGTCTGGGGATgccaatgacatcacagtggaaGCTGACCGTGCCTCCAACATAAATGGACTGGTGGTGAGGGTTGGAGTACAGCGTGGGTGGCATCGGGTCCTCCTGAGAAGATGTTGGGGTGGGATAAGCAGTCGTGTCCTGAGGCAGCGGACTCGTGTGGGGTCCTGCTAGGTAGAATCGGCAGGTAACCACAGTAAGTGTCACCCCGCGGATGCAAGCCTCCGCATCCATGTAGCAGCGGTTGAAATACGTGAGGCCATCCGACGCGCATGTAAAGTTGGGCTCTTTCTCGCATCGGTCCTGACACTTGCAGATGGGCTGGCCGTCCCAGATGTCACAGGTGGCTCCCTGCTGGCTGCAGATAAATCCATCGCAGGTTGCCGTGGAGCCCGGGGCGGTGTCCCCTTTCCCTCCTCCAAGACCATCGGGCTGGGCGGTGGTGCCATCGGAGAATCGTGCAGCTACACAACTGTTGAGGCCGCACACGTTGGTGCAGCACTTCTCAAAGTCAGCACAGTCCTGCTCATACAATACAAAGCACAAAATACAAATTGACAGAGGTGGCAAAAATACTGACacctagaagaaaaaaatatatgtaaagAGGAAAACAAGTACTGAAATGTATTcacaaaagtaaacaaaaagGCTTATTATCTATTAGCTTTGGCAAATTGAGACATGCAattaaaattaaacaaaaagatAAATATGACAAAACATAATTTGTGAATGCCACAAGCTTTTAGGCAAAACCCAACAATGTCAAACAAAGTTCCTAAAATTAGGCTGTGGATGGCAATTATCTTGTGTCTCAGAATTTGTTGAAATTTCGTTGTATCCTGGTCCACGCTGTCTCTTATGAGTCAACAAGATCCCAGTGAATAAATCAACCATCAATCTGTATGTGTCGTTTGTACAGTCATCTCTAAATGTTTTTGATccaattttcaatttttttttttatatatgtatgCCTTTTAAAATTGTGCTCAAGTaaacataaaaataattcactaaatgTATAGATACATGAAATACAGTATGCAGTGAGAATACTTGTACCCGTGTATTTTCATGTACAGATTCTCggctatatatgtatatatgcatatttttaaaacaaataacaTTGGTTAGGCTATAAAGTATAAATTACCTCACCTCATCAATGTTGCATTCTCTCTCGCAGGTGCTTTGTGCATCAACCCAGAGATTTGTGTTGATTTTATTGGGACAAAGTCCTTCATGTTCCACTTTGGGTGCTGACACAGTCGCACCCAGAGGAAGTCTGAATAATTGGCAAAGCAGGAGTGTTCGTAAAAACACATCAATCCATCCCAGTTCTTGTCTCCTAGAGTTGCGTGTATGACACCAAATTGTATTTTCCTTGGCGCATCTACAATCCAAAAGTGGTCGGTGGGTTTTATACATTGTTGCTCCTTTTTGGTCTTCGTCCTTTGATGATTAATTCCATATCTCATTTAGGTCAGGATAAGGAAGTAGGTTCTTGGAGCTTTTCAGGAGAGGTCTGGTTTGTGCGTCAACAATGTGCAAGTCAGTCGTTCTGCTGTGCGTAAAGACTATCCAACCAAGCTACGCGCGCCACGAAACTTCTGAAGCTACTCCAGCAATACCTTACGTAAATGTATTTCGATTCCAAGTCTTGATTTGTTTccttagagaaaaaaaatgcgtgTCAGTAGACAAAGTTTCGCCGCAGGCGATTTCACACAACCGAGAATTGAGCGATTGAAAAGCGCACAATGAGAAAGAAAGACGCAACATCAGGCTTTCAGAGCGTGAAAAGAGAAGGGGGGAAAGGGCAGTCCCCTCAGGCCCCCCCCTGGCCGTCCGGCGTCTCAAACTTTTATGAAGCACTGCCATGCGCTCAGCAACTGCACAAACATTGTAAAAACATCAAAGAAAACAAGCTGTGCCAACATCCCCGTGAGAAGTCTAACGTTAAAAGTGTCCAGACAATTTATTGCGGTGTCGTCTGCAAACAGCCAATCAACTTTTTTGATCACTCAAGTGGAAGTTTCAGCTTATTTGGCACGTTGTGTGGTTAATACAACTATTGTGCAATAAAGTTTGGAAACATTGACAAATGATGGCAGTGAGGAATTAATCTTGCAACATGTGCATCAACATGTTAGGAATTCCAGTTGAATACAACGTTATTAAAAATGCCATTTGTTAAAAAATACGTGCCTTCCCATGCGTCCAGACTTTAGGGACAGCCTTTGCATTGTCCCGATTCCGCTGCGAGACGCTGAGAAGCTGCCCCCCAAATCTTTTCATGACCAGTGACCCCGTAACCTTTGGGTGACTTTTGACCGCTGCATTCATTTTCCGGTTATCCAAAAATGGCCAAGACAACGTTAATCAATTCAACACCCCCTCTGGGTTTGAAGGTTCCTCAGCACCGCTGGCCCCTCAACACACAAAGGAAAGCAAACATATTCCCACAATGACCTTGATAAATGTTTGAATAAAGGTGGTGCAAAAAACATGGCAAATGATACACAGGGAAACAAAGATAGCTTTTAACCTTTTATTTGTCAAGGGAGTCTTAGTTTTCAATGCAGCCGGATGAGAAGGGGAATCATTGGTTCTCATCCAAGTCTTTACAACACAGCTACGTCAAAAACATCAACAGATTGTGCTTGAGAGTTTAGTTGGTCAATTAAGTCCAATGCACTGGTCTCAGTAGAGCGcagttacattaaaaaaagaggcagcagcagaaaatgtgcacaaTTTTAATTCCTATCATATCACCACACATTTAAGTATTATTGGGAAGGTAACATCATGACTGAATTCAAATGGCAGACATTTATGCAGATTACAAAGTCGCTTGTAGAAAAGTTGTGATGAAGCATTTCGTGCTCTTACTGAGCTTTGGCTGTAAACTTGACATTTTACACCTTTTGTCAATTCTTTGACTGGTTACAAAGTGAAGGGTGCTAAATGTCACCAGGAACCGTGCACTGCTTGTCATGTGCCTACTTTCAAAGAGGCTGAAAGAAGGTCAAATAAGCAAATACTTGAGGCAGCGACAAAACATTCCACTGGTCCTCCATGGCCACAGAAAGGTAGCAGGTTACTGAAATCTTTACATTCATAAATACACAGCATGTTTACaaaaaatctaaaagcaaaaaaaaaatttacaatTTTACTATCACAGTAAAAAACCTGTACATTTAGCTTGTACTTTTCCTCATCAGCACCACATAATTTCTAAAATTTTTAATGTAAAATATAATTTCACTTAATGGGCTAAAAGGCCAAAACAAAACATCCAATAAAGGATGAAACAGAAGCAGCAGATTAGGACAGAGAAAACGACATTACAAAACCGAAACAGAGCAATGCTGGTTTTAGAGGGCAATTTTGCTCACCTCTGTGCAGTTTATTGACCGCACCTTCCCCTGATATAAAAACGAAAGGAGTCACATTTCAAATGCAACGAAGCGTTAACcacagatttgaaaaaaaataaaataaattagacGAGTCTTCCTAAGGTGTCAAGTCCCAACAGGTACTTATGGCTGACACGTTAATTAAtacaaatttaattttaaatataaggctaaacaaataaaacaattcaAATAAACTAAACTGAAGACCCCTTCCTTTTGTAGTGTCGGACGGTGAGTCACAATCCACAACTTAACTATCGGTTCAATGTTTTGATCAACTCGATCTTCTTTAATAAAAGTGGGGACAAAACAACCTCCAAAAATGGCACCAGCAAGTGCattaaaaagaaacaatagTAATCCACCGGATTAGGCCAAAGTAAATTCAAGGTAGCATAACGTTTTTGTCTAGGTATCTTATTTCCAATTGCTGTGGCCTCGAGAGGCCTCTTGGAGCAGCGACACCCAAATACACAGGTTTCAGTGCACGCTTTCACTACGATATCTTACAGTTGCCCTTGGACGATGAGGACGGAGAGGTTTTTGGCGAACTCTGTGCGGGCCTGAAGGACTTGGAGCGCTTGATACTGTTGGCCTTGCTTCCAGCACTCGTGACGCCCGTGGCGGCACTGTTAGCGACCGAGTAGGAGCGCCCGTGCATCATGACCGCATTCATGCCGTtagccatggagaatgacttgagGTGGGATTTAATGGCCACGGGGAGAGGCAACTTGTCGATAAGGTGCACGGGCGTGCAGGAGACGATGGAACGGCAGCACAGATCTTGGAGGCTAAAAACTGCAGTAAAATTGTGAGTATGAATTTTATTCCCTGGTTTTGTGTGCAATCTAAAGCTAAACTCATTGTGCAATCTTTTTTCAAACGCAATGAGCTCACCTCTGTTGGGCCTCCAGAACTTCTCCATCCCGTGCCTCATCAGCACGATGCGTGAGAGTTCGGTGAAAGACTCGATGACATTGAAGTTGCACAGAGGGCTGACCTCAAAGAAAGTCATGTTGTTTTTCTCGGCATAAGCCCTTGCTTGCTCTGTTGGAACCTGCCGCTTGAAAGCCAAGTGAAGTCGGTTGCCAACCAAGATCCTGGGCACACCAGGGGCATGCTGAAAAACGTAAAAAAgaaagtgtttatttatttattttcctttacTGTGTAGAAATTGTGACATGCAATACAAtagaattttatttatatagcgcatTTTACTACAGCAAAAACAGCAATTTTAGCAAAAAGTACTAAATCGCTGAAAAGTTGGACATGCACATTATCTTTTGTTTTGAGTTGTGGATTTCTTAAGACTAaaacactgacctcatcaaTTTCTCGAATCCAGCGGTCAATGCCATCGAATGACCAGCTATTAGTGATGTCATAAACAAGGAGGATGCCCTGTAGGGTAAAAATCTTTATGAGCACAGGTACACAATTGTTGGGACTCCTCTGCTGATGAAAGACAAACACTGATTGCTAAAAACAACCTtaaaactgaaaacaaaaataataagttCTCCAAAATGCACCTAGTGAAAATTaggtatttttttgtttctgtggTCAAACAGATTCACAAtattaattcaaataaaaaaaaagacatggacaaaaacaatggaccacaaaaacaaaataagcatGTTTTTGATGGCCCAATTatcattacatttttaaattatttttgtctGTTTCAAGTTATTTTAGCAATTATTGTGGGATTTTACCAATTAACAGAGGGTTATAATTGTGTCCAAGTGTTTATGGCAACACAACAAATAATCAGTAATGCTCACCTGTGCTCCTCTTGAATAAGATCTAAAGATGGTGCAAAATCGGCCCTGACCAGATGTATCCCTGAAAGAGAACCACATAAAgtatgctgttgtttttcacccTACAGATATTTTGTAGCCATCACTCCAACTCCCATTTACCATAACTCTAATTTCACTCTTCTTCCATCCAGCAGTATTGTCGTTGTCTTGTAATCTATTCCTAAAATATCACATAATTCAGATCACTTGATGTTAGCCAGTTTGacgcattttaaaatataaacccACAAGAGCAACTCACCACTGCTGTAGGCAAAGGGAGACTCGACCGAGCCGTCCTGTAAACTGTCCAAAATTTCTCCCTTCCCGACGTCACTGTCTCCCACCAAGAGAAATTTAAGGAGATAATCGTAACTCTTGACAGGACTACTCTGGCTGCCCATCATCCCACGCATTGAGGCCGGGGCTCCCGGGGAGCTGGTGAAGCTCCGCCACGCTTTTGCTAGTTATGGCAAGGGACAATCAGGCGGCCCCAACAAGTAACTAGAACTACCCGTTTCTTAGCGCTTGCAAGATACACTGTGCTAATCGCACTCGCAAATATATTACCATTTGATCAAACTCGGGAAATTATACAAAATTAGTAATAcgcaccaccacacacaccgaCGTCGAGGCgtcaaaacaaccaaaacattagCTTAGCCACAGTAGCTGCCGTGTTAGCAAAAACGCCTGCTCCAACCTTTACCAGATTCAGATCACATAAAGTCTAAAGTTGTCTCCAAATACAAAGCA
It encodes:
- the wfikkn1 gene encoding WAP, Kazal, immunoglobulin, Kunitz and NTR domain-containing protein encodes the protein MYKTHRPLLDCRCAKENTIWCHTRNSRRQELGWIDVFLRTLLLCQLFRLPLGATVSAPKVEHEGLCPNKINTNLWVDAQSTCERECNIDEDCADFEKCCTNVCGLNSCVAARFSDGTTAQPDGLGGGKGDTAPGSTATCDGFICSQQGATCDIWDGQPICKCQDRCEKEPNFTCASDGLTYFNRCYMDAEACIRGVTLTVVTCRFYLAGPHTSPLPQDTTAYPTPTSSQEDPMPPTLYSNPHHQSIYVGGTVSFHCDVIGIPRPDVTWEKQSERRERLVMRPDQMYGNVVITNIGQLVIYNAQVWDTGIYTCVARNSAGVLRADYPLSVIRRSDDDFSEDPEMPMGRPFSPADCLAEVDTRVCSGERHVDWYYDNKLGSCVTFSNGGCEDSRNRFETYEECKASCQREGMGICSLPSVQGPCKTWEVRWAWNSVMKRCQAFAYGGCHGNANSFGTKKECEANCPTPKRKPCKTCRVKGKMVPSLCRSDFAIVGRLTELVEDLDSGLARFSLEEVLRDEKMGLTFLNTKHLEVTIDKIDWTCPCPNITVEENPLLVMGVVQDGMAIIQSDSYVRAITDRRLKKLREVVVKKTCRTS
- the LOC133151729 gene encoding ras-related protein Rab-40C-like, with the translated sequence MRGMMGSQSSPVKSYDYLLKFLLVGDSDVGKGEILDSLQDGSVESPFAYSSGIDYKTTTILLDGRRVKLELWDTSGQGRFCTIFRSYSRGAQGILLVYDITNSWSFDGIDRWIREIDEHAPGVPRILVGNRLHLAFKRQVPTEQARAYAEKNNMTFFEVSPLCNFNVIESFTELSRIVLMRHGMEKFWRPNRVFSLQDLCCRSIVSCTPVHLIDKLPLPVAIKSHLKSFSMANGMNAVMMHGRSYSVANSAATGVTSAGSKANSIKRSKSFRPAQSSPKTSPSSSSKGNCKIS